The following are encoded in a window of Nakamurella sp. A5-74 genomic DNA:
- a CDS encoding phosphotransferase, producing MTGGVSSAVNRLTVERDGARSFVVLRQYPGCVDLQGTLEKEIANLGLVARTRLPVPSVLASDVSGAATGGLPSMLMTRLQGHVDLSPADPRSWMTRIAELAVLLHSLDLPAKDFRPWTDSWIVPPSQFQIPVGAQKPAVWMAAFGVMAAAPPPGQARWSGVRVGVVPRAG from the coding sequence ATGACCGGGGGCGTTTCATCGGCTGTGAACCGGCTGACCGTTGAACGAGATGGAGCGCGCTCGTTCGTCGTACTGCGGCAGTACCCCGGCTGCGTCGACCTGCAGGGGACCTTGGAGAAGGAGATTGCCAACCTCGGTCTGGTGGCGAGAACTAGGCTCCCGGTTCCGAGCGTCCTGGCTTCCGATGTCTCCGGTGCTGCGACCGGAGGTTTGCCGTCGATGCTCATGACACGGTTGCAGGGGCATGTCGACCTCAGCCCGGCGGACCCTCGATCGTGGATGACGAGGATCGCGGAACTTGCTGTACTGCTTCATTCCCTCGATCTCCCCGCTAAAGACTTCAGGCCCTGGACGGACTCCTGGATCGTTCCTCCGAGCCAGTTTCAGATACCGGTCGGTGCACAGAAACCAGCTGTGTGGATGGCGGCGTTCGGCGTCATGGCGGCGGCGCCGCCTCCGGGTCAAGCCCGGTGGAGTGGTGTACGAGTGGGGGTGGTCCCTCGTGCTGGTTGA
- a CDS encoding RidA family protein, giving the protein MERTAINPVTWSSEMGFNQGELVVEGTRTLYISGQTAMSSDGKPRHEGDMGAQLALAVDNVEAVLNDAGMALANLVRLNVFTTSIDQLFPHYGVLAGRLGAAGVAPATTMLEVTRLAVPGQMVELEGTAVA; this is encoded by the coding sequence ATGGAACGCACTGCAATCAACCCGGTCACCTGGTCGTCGGAGATGGGGTTCAATCAGGGTGAACTCGTCGTCGAAGGCACTCGGACCCTGTACATCTCGGGGCAGACGGCCATGAGCAGCGACGGGAAGCCCCGGCATGAAGGCGACATGGGTGCGCAGCTGGCATTGGCTGTGGACAATGTCGAGGCGGTGCTCAACGACGCGGGTATGGCCCTGGCGAATCTGGTGCGGTTGAACGTGTTCACCACGTCTATCGATCAGCTCTTCCCGCACTACGGCGTTTTGGCGGGGCGGCTCGGAGCAGCCGGGGTTGCACCGGCCACGACCATGCTCGAAGTGACGCGGCTGGCCGTACCCGGCCAGATGGTCGAGCTTGAGGGAACGGCCGTCGCCTGA
- a CDS encoding phosphotransferase: protein MSTDAPLPASDLKRRSPRIFVLTGIPGAGKSTVGELLAKRFERGVHVAGDGIRAMVVTGRVDMSPRSDSEATAQLLMRYRAAVDVAARYSDGGFDVVIEDVIIGEMLEHFLAMLPWPEVHLVVLNPELVEIVKREEGRSKNAYNAAWRATELHRILREQTSRRGWWIDSTRLTAEETVDAVLAHLDLSAVQLPPSELQP from the coding sequence GTGTCTACCGATGCGCCGTTGCCTGCCTCTGATCTCAAGCGGAGATCGCCGCGCATCTTTGTGCTGACCGGGATCCCGGGCGCCGGCAAGTCCACGGTTGGGGAGCTGCTGGCCAAACGCTTCGAGCGTGGCGTGCACGTCGCCGGCGACGGCATCAGGGCCATGGTGGTGACTGGCAGGGTCGACATGTCGCCCCGATCCGACAGCGAGGCGACGGCGCAGCTGCTCATGCGCTACCGAGCTGCAGTTGATGTTGCCGCCCGATACTCGGACGGCGGCTTCGATGTCGTCATCGAGGACGTGATCATCGGCGAGATGCTCGAACACTTCCTTGCCATGTTGCCCTGGCCGGAGGTGCACCTGGTCGTGCTCAACCCGGAGCTGGTTGAGATCGTCAAGCGCGAGGAGGGGCGATCCAAGAACGCCTACAACGCGGCGTGGAGAGCGACCGAGCTGCACCGGATCTTGCGTGAGCAGACGTCCCGGCGCGGCTGGTGGATTGATAGCACCCGACTTACGGCGGAAGAGACCGTCGATGCCGTCCTGGCTCACCTGGACCTGAGTGCGGTGCAGCTTCCCCCTTCGGAGCTCCAGCCATGA
- a CDS encoding LuxR family transcriptional regulator yields MRNPATSSTPVIGRRVEIARIDELLDTARNGRGAVLVLRGPAGIGKSRLLEQATGAATGYDVVTACGTEFEADLPFAALHQLCAPLLSQLDDLPAPHRDALRVAFGLAAGTPEVFRIGLATLELLARAARNRPLLCVIDDAHWLDSASTQALTFLARRITVERIAMMFAFRTPSPVDELDRLPGLVIDGLSDAEARTLLASQSHVTLDEQVRDRILTEARGHPLALLEMPTAGGFAPLDFSSVPTRIERGFVERLDTLPEGAQMLMIVASADPTGDPGLLWPAARLLDIDVPTSTAAATATGLVEFGTRIRFCHPLARSAVYRVADAERRRSAHRVLAEATDAIADPDRRVWHRAQAGTGPDDDVASDLERSAARAQARGGVVAAAAFAERAAELTLDAARRIDRTIAAAEAHLEAGATDTAASLLATVETTGLDALRYAQVDQLRGRIAFLRHNDGKGPDLMLRAARRLAEVDPQKSRECLLDALEMSMVVGRAHGVMDRVLEAARSTAPAAGTPDVLDALAVLSTQGHLAAAPLLRKALDGGDEPLWVRRPALSVMIAGELWDQPVHAEIVEWLLKTGRESGSPMGLRLGLAQATSRAVLTGDLAEAMAAVAEEEAIADATGTIPLSYPRLHLASIRGNRENALELFAEATAAATASGSGQLMANVHWAAAVLHNGLANYPAALAAAQQASVHGDLLLAGLALPELIEAAVRCGDHAAATVALKSLTERTSAGGTGSGLGIAAYARGLVTGDEEHYRQAVELLQDSPLLPYRGRALLLYGEWLRREGRRRDCRLHLRAAHDLFSGAGIDAFAERAAGELRATGERARSRSGPAQDELTMQELNIARLVATGATSNEVAARLFISPRTVDAHLRNIFSKLDISSRRQLRDRPKIGS; encoded by the coding sequence GTGCGGAACCCGGCGACGTCTTCTACCCCGGTCATTGGTAGGCGGGTCGAGATCGCCCGGATCGACGAGTTGCTCGACACGGCTCGCAATGGACGGGGAGCGGTTCTCGTCCTGCGCGGGCCTGCTGGCATCGGCAAGAGCCGACTGCTCGAGCAAGCCACCGGCGCGGCGACCGGATACGACGTCGTCACGGCCTGCGGAACGGAGTTCGAGGCCGACCTGCCGTTCGCCGCGTTGCACCAGCTCTGCGCCCCGCTGCTCTCCCAGCTCGACGACCTGCCTGCGCCGCACCGCGACGCGCTCCGGGTCGCGTTCGGGCTCGCCGCCGGCACCCCGGAGGTGTTTCGCATCGGCTTGGCGACCCTGGAGCTGTTGGCGCGAGCCGCCCGGAACCGGCCGTTGTTGTGCGTGATCGACGATGCCCACTGGCTGGACAGCGCGTCGACGCAAGCGTTGACGTTCCTCGCCCGGCGGATCACCGTCGAACGGATCGCCATGATGTTCGCATTCCGCACACCGTCTCCAGTGGACGAGCTGGATCGGCTGCCGGGCCTGGTGATCGATGGGTTGAGCGATGCCGAGGCGCGGACGCTCCTGGCGTCGCAGAGCCATGTAACGCTCGACGAACAGGTACGTGACCGGATCCTGACCGAGGCCCGCGGGCATCCGCTGGCGTTGCTCGAAATGCCTACCGCCGGCGGCTTCGCCCCGCTGGACTTTTCCTCGGTGCCGACCCGGATCGAACGCGGTTTCGTCGAACGGCTGGACACGCTGCCCGAAGGTGCGCAAATGCTCATGATCGTCGCAAGCGCCGATCCGACCGGGGACCCTGGCCTGCTCTGGCCCGCCGCGCGCCTGCTCGACATTGATGTGCCAACCAGCACTGCTGCCGCGACCGCCACCGGGCTGGTTGAGTTCGGCACCCGCATCCGTTTCTGCCACCCACTCGCGCGGTCTGCGGTCTACCGAGTCGCGGACGCGGAGCGGCGTCGCAGCGCCCATCGGGTGCTGGCTGAGGCCACCGACGCGATCGCGGATCCTGACCGGCGGGTCTGGCACCGCGCACAGGCCGGCACCGGCCCCGACGACGACGTCGCCTCCGACCTGGAACGGTCCGCCGCTCGGGCTCAGGCACGCGGAGGCGTGGTCGCCGCGGCGGCCTTTGCCGAACGCGCGGCCGAGCTGACGCTGGATGCGGCACGTCGGATCGATCGGACCATCGCGGCGGCGGAGGCCCATCTGGAGGCGGGCGCCACCGATACCGCGGCGAGCCTGCTCGCTACGGTCGAAACCACGGGCCTGGACGCGCTTCGCTACGCCCAGGTCGATCAGCTGCGCGGCCGGATCGCATTCCTGCGACACAACGACGGAAAGGGCCCGGACCTCATGCTGCGCGCTGCGCGGCGGCTGGCCGAGGTCGACCCGCAGAAGTCGCGGGAGTGTCTGCTGGATGCGCTGGAGATGAGCATGGTCGTGGGCCGGGCACACGGTGTCATGGACCGGGTCCTGGAAGCGGCTCGGTCCACCGCGCCGGCAGCCGGTACACCCGACGTGCTCGACGCCCTGGCCGTCCTGTCCACCCAGGGGCACCTTGCGGCCGCTCCGCTGCTACGCAAGGCTCTTGACGGCGGCGACGAACCCCTCTGGGTGCGGCGCCCCGCGCTCTCCGTCATGATCGCCGGGGAGCTGTGGGACCAGCCTGTGCACGCGGAGATCGTGGAGTGGCTGCTCAAGACCGGTCGCGAGTCAGGCTCCCCGATGGGTCTGCGGCTGGGTCTCGCCCAGGCGACATCGAGGGCGGTGCTCACAGGCGACCTCGCCGAGGCGATGGCTGCGGTCGCCGAGGAAGAGGCGATCGCTGATGCGACCGGGACGATCCCGCTGAGCTATCCACGCCTGCACCTGGCCTCGATACGCGGGAACCGCGAGAACGCGCTTGAGCTGTTCGCCGAGGCCACGGCAGCTGCGACGGCTTCGGGTTCGGGACAGCTGATGGCCAACGTGCACTGGGCGGCGGCCGTGCTGCACAACGGCCTGGCCAACTACCCGGCCGCACTGGCCGCTGCGCAGCAGGCCAGTGTCCACGGGGACCTTCTCCTTGCCGGACTGGCACTGCCTGAACTGATCGAGGCCGCGGTTCGTTGCGGAGACCACGCGGCGGCGACCGTGGCGTTGAAGTCGTTGACCGAACGGACCTCCGCAGGCGGCACCGGGTCCGGTCTGGGTATTGCCGCCTACGCGCGCGGGCTGGTGACTGGCGACGAGGAGCACTACCGGCAGGCTGTTGAGCTCTTGCAGGACAGCCCCCTGTTGCCCTACCGGGGTCGGGCGCTTCTGCTCTACGGGGAGTGGTTACGACGTGAGGGTCGTCGGCGGGACTGCCGCCTGCACCTCCGCGCTGCGCACGACCTGTTCTCCGGGGCGGGGATCGACGCGTTCGCCGAGCGCGCCGCCGGTGAGTTACGTGCCACGGGCGAGAGGGCTCGTAGTCGCTCCGGGCCTGCGCAGGACGAGCTCACCATGCAAGAGCTAAACATCGCGCGACTGGTCGCCACCGGCGCGACTTCCAACGAGGTGGCAGCTCGGCTGTTCATCAGTCCTCGTACGGTCGACGCCCATCTGCGCAACATCTTCAGCAAGCTTGACATCTCTTCGCGCAGACAATTGCGGGACCGGCCCAAGATCGGCTCCTGA
- a CDS encoding 2'-5' RNA ligase family protein: protein MSLVGVIFPDADLAEVEEFRGRWDPLADAVAAHITIIFPIPEESDLDALRALAMKPFPVRLATPLLWDDEYLFLTADTGNDHIVDLHRRSYEALRLPSPPRFVPHMTIGRRRAETETMLAQAAGLAVQGWARSLTIYRRHPDGLRTVECTVGDQTLG, encoded by the coding sequence ATGAGTCTGGTCGGTGTGATCTTCCCGGACGCCGATCTGGCTGAGGTCGAGGAATTTCGTGGTCGGTGGGACCCTCTCGCGGATGCGGTCGCCGCGCACATCACGATCATCTTCCCCATACCTGAAGAGTCCGATCTCGATGCGCTGCGGGCCTTGGCCATGAAGCCGTTCCCCGTGCGGCTCGCGACCCCGCTGCTCTGGGACGACGAGTACCTGTTCCTCACGGCCGACACGGGCAATGACCACATCGTCGACCTGCACCGCAGATCCTATGAAGCGCTGCGACTGCCCAGCCCCCCGCGATTCGTTCCTCACATGACGATCGGACGCCGACGAGCCGAAACCGAAACCATGCTGGCACAAGCGGCGGGCCTCGCAGTCCAGGGCTGGGCGCGATCGCTGACGATCTACCGGCGTCACCCCGATGGCCTGCGCACCGTCGAATGCACCGTCGGTGATCAGACGCTCGGCTAG
- a CDS encoding SDR family oxidoreductase: MNDINNKVVVITGASSGMGEATALHLAERGAKIVLGARRADRLEALATRIVGAGGEAVWLPTDVSRRADMEALIALATTTYGRLDVLVNNAGIMPISAIDDLRVDDWEAMIDVNIKGVLYGIAASLPVFRAQNAGHVINVGSTATLRIVPTMSVYSGTKMAVRAISEGLRQEAGADLRVTLITPGMTSTEGMGVIPDPEVRVGLQATIDKIAMPASAIASAIAYAIGQPSGVDIGEVVVRPTAQA; the protein is encoded by the coding sequence ATGAATGACATCAACAACAAGGTCGTGGTCATCACCGGAGCCAGCAGCGGTATGGGAGAGGCAACAGCTCTGCACCTCGCCGAGCGCGGCGCCAAGATCGTTCTCGGAGCCCGACGGGCAGATCGACTCGAGGCCCTGGCAACGCGCATCGTGGGGGCGGGCGGCGAGGCAGTCTGGCTGCCCACCGACGTCAGCCGACGCGCCGACATGGAGGCCCTCATCGCGTTGGCCACCACGACATACGGGCGCCTGGACGTCCTGGTCAACAACGCCGGGATCATGCCGATTTCCGCTATCGACGACCTCAGGGTCGACGACTGGGAAGCCATGATCGACGTCAACATCAAAGGCGTCCTTTACGGCATCGCCGCCTCACTCCCGGTGTTCCGCGCCCAGAACGCCGGTCACGTCATCAACGTTGGGTCCACCGCGACTCTCAGGATTGTCCCGACCATGTCGGTCTACTCCGGCACCAAGATGGCCGTCCGCGCCATCAGCGAGGGACTGCGCCAAGAAGCCGGCGCGGACCTTCGGGTCACGCTCATCACCCCTGGCATGACCTCGACCGAAGGTATGGGCGTCATCCCCGATCCCGAGGTGCGTGTAGGGCTGCAGGCGACCATCGACAAGATCGCCATGCCCGCATCGGCCATCGCCTCCGCCATCGCGTACGCGATCGGACAGCCATCCGGGGTCGACATCGGCGAAGTGGTGGTGCGACCTACCGCGCAGGCGTAG
- a CDS encoding pyridoxamine 5'-phosphate oxidase family protein, whose product MPITNPWLAEESPTGELTREALEERILNLLSTHNTAVIATTNTDGSPTATPVRYFHLAFEIFYTSWDASVKSRNLQRDPRVSVGIVSPLVGLASSRGAQLFGTARTIPRDDPDADVYWEAVRWQSDHVERGRSLSEPPGDPLTIITPSRIVYTEHWLRRTGHAPRQMWMAPRST is encoded by the coding sequence ATGCCGATCACCAACCCATGGCTCGCAGAAGAGTCTCCGACAGGGGAGCTCACGCGCGAGGCGCTTGAGGAACGCATCCTGAACCTGCTCTCGACGCACAACACGGCCGTCATCGCCACGACCAACACCGATGGATCACCCACAGCCACCCCGGTGCGGTACTTCCACCTGGCCTTCGAGATCTTCTACACCAGCTGGGATGCCTCGGTGAAGTCCCGCAACCTACAGCGAGACCCCCGCGTTTCGGTCGGCATCGTTTCTCCGCTGGTTGGTCTGGCCAGCAGCCGCGGCGCTCAGCTGTTCGGCACCGCCCGCACCATCCCACGCGACGATCCCGACGCTGACGTGTACTGGGAGGCAGTGCGTTGGCAATCCGACCACGTGGAACGCGGCCGATCCCTTTCAGAGCCGCCGGGCGACCCACTGACGATCATCACGCCGTCCCGGATCGTCTACACCGAGCATTGGCTCCGACGCACAGGTCACGCACCCCGCCAGATGTGGATGGCACCGCGATCGACTTGA
- a CDS encoding phosphotransferase, with the protein MTAPTSGRTRSPATSSSYTTLQDSTPPPPRDTDAFLHGDFLPVNMLWSRGRITGLVDWNGAHRGSRAIDIGHCRRYLAALYSPEWSDQLRSLYESIAGVPLNPWWDLYALLHHDDSQPKWIRGQVAGRRPVDAAGMTSRIEVVIETALRRLG; encoded by the coding sequence GTGACCGCGCCTACCTCAGGCAGGACACGCTCACCAGCAACATCGTCGTCGTACACCACTCTGCAGGACTCAACCCCGCCTCCGCCCAGGGACACTGATGCCTTCCTGCACGGTGATTTCCTGCCCGTCAACATGTTGTGGTCGCGCGGGAGAATCACCGGCTTGGTCGACTGGAACGGCGCCCACCGGGGGTCGCGAGCGATCGACATCGGGCACTGCCGGCGATACTTGGCGGCGCTCTATTCGCCCGAGTGGTCCGACCAGCTTCGATCGCTCTATGAGTCAATCGCCGGCGTGCCTCTCAATCCGTGGTGGGACCTGTACGCGCTGCTGCACCATGACGACAGTCAGCCGAAGTGGATCCGCGGTCAGGTTGCTGGGCGTCGTCCCGTTGATGCGGCTGGCATGACGTCTCGGATCGAGGTCGTGATCGAGACAGCGCTACGGCGCTTGGGATAA
- a CDS encoding thermonuclease family protein — MVRQPTRVRVIRRSSTTFGSVLGGLLLLTGAILIPISMANDPTPEKQDAAEAAVGIEVTVTRVIDGDTIEVRRDDGVIGRVRLIGINSPELAHDGKPAQCGAEMARDLLRPLNGQTIRIAHDASQADTDKYDRTLAYARHGGLDVGAEQIGAGAAREYTYGASFYEQRSEYVRLQNYARHQNLGLWGEC, encoded by the coding sequence ATGGTTCGGCAACCGACCAGGGTGCGGGTGATCCGGAGATCCTCAACCACCTTCGGCAGCGTGCTGGGCGGCCTGCTGTTGCTGACCGGCGCGATCCTCATCCCGATCAGCATGGCCAACGACCCGACCCCGGAGAAACAGGACGCGGCCGAGGCAGCCGTCGGTATCGAGGTGACCGTCACCCGGGTGATCGACGGGGACACCATCGAAGTCCGACGCGACGACGGGGTGATCGGTCGGGTCCGGCTGATCGGTATCAACTCGCCCGAGCTGGCCCACGACGGGAAGCCGGCGCAGTGCGGCGCTGAGATGGCCAGGGATCTCCTGCGGCCACTGAACGGTCAGACCATCCGGATCGCCCACGACGCCAGCCAGGCGGACACCGACAAGTACGACCGCACCCTGGCTTACGCCCGGCACGGCGGCCTGGACGTGGGCGCCGAGCAGATCGGCGCAGGCGCCGCCCGCGAGTACACCTACGGCGCGAGCTTCTACGAGCAGCGCAGCGAGTACGTCCGGCTCCAGAACTACGCCCGCCACCAGAACCTGGGCCTGTGGGGAGAGTGCTGA
- a CDS encoding SDR family oxidoreductase produces MAGQLPLRRPAHSRPPTAQVPPERSGAQKPTKGTTMQHMNNKIAVVTGGGSGIGLAIAEELVELGATVVITGRRQSTLDDATNRIGPACTGQVADVSSEQDMAAVYADVVAKHGRLDIVIANAGAGYHSVLGAITEKEFDATFNINAKGVLFTVQTALPHMSAGGSVVIVGSTASINPPRGMSMYGRAKAAVRDFIRSWIQDIKGTGIRINVLSPGAVDTESLRNALARAQGADQVQVGIERMGAGSPIGRIAQTSEIAKAVAFLASDDASFIHGVELFADGGLAQV; encoded by the coding sequence TTGGCCGGACAGCTGCCACTACGGCGACCTGCCCACTCACGACCGCCCACTGCGCAGGTTCCACCAGAACGCAGCGGTGCGCAGAAACCTACGAAAGGCACAACCATGCAGCACATGAACAACAAGATCGCCGTCGTCACCGGTGGAGGTTCAGGGATTGGCCTGGCTATTGCGGAGGAGCTCGTCGAGCTTGGAGCCACGGTCGTCATCACAGGCCGTCGCCAGAGCACCCTCGACGACGCCACCAACAGGATCGGCCCTGCCTGTACGGGACAGGTCGCCGATGTCTCCAGCGAGCAGGATATGGCTGCCGTCTACGCAGACGTGGTTGCCAAGCACGGGCGCCTCGACATCGTGATCGCCAACGCAGGTGCGGGGTACCACTCGGTGCTGGGTGCGATCACCGAGAAGGAGTTCGACGCCACGTTCAACATCAACGCCAAGGGCGTCCTGTTCACCGTCCAGACTGCACTCCCCCACATGTCGGCCGGCGGATCGGTCGTGATCGTTGGTTCGACCGCCTCGATCAATCCCCCTCGCGGAATGAGCATGTACGGACGCGCCAAGGCAGCGGTCCGCGACTTCATCCGGTCCTGGATCCAGGACATCAAGGGCACCGGCATCCGCATCAACGTGCTCAGTCCCGGCGCCGTTGACACCGAATCTTTGCGCAACGCCCTCGCCCGCGCACAGGGCGCAGACCAGGTCCAGGTCGGGATCGAACGCATGGGCGCCGGAAGCCCCATCGGACGCATAGCCCAGACCAGCGAGATCGCCAAGGCAGTCGCGTTTCTTGCGTCCGACGACGCCAGCTTCATCCACGGGGTTGAACTGTTCGCCGATGGCGGACTGGCCCAGGTCTGA
- a CDS encoding YafY family protein, protein MRAERLISLVLMLRQRGVVTAATLAQELEVSRRTVLRDIEALSLAGVPVYAERGRYGGFALLPGWEADFAGLNQDEALALLVAGQGRGDGALGLGAALSTAVRKVVDVLPAGHRVSAGAAARRLLIEPEADLVTRVPEAGSASTSALIEVRRAVTAGHQLRIHYAASGRAPSWRTVHPIGLVTARDRAYLLATRDGADRTYRLSRILAAQELPLPAERLDRVDLERLWRDRCAQYLSEVDQVTAVVTAIPARQHDLARAALAVRVGEPTMDGTVRLEVTFQDIEHAEWALWQVVDDVEVLAPESLRAHLRDRANRIAARHSSPAHR, encoded by the coding sequence GTGCGTGCCGAACGGTTGATCTCGCTGGTGCTGATGCTTCGTCAACGTGGAGTCGTCACGGCTGCGACGCTCGCTCAGGAGCTGGAGGTGTCTCGTCGAACGGTGCTGCGCGACATCGAGGCGTTGTCCCTGGCCGGCGTTCCTGTCTACGCCGAACGCGGTCGGTACGGAGGATTCGCACTGTTGCCCGGTTGGGAAGCCGACTTCGCCGGCCTGAACCAGGACGAAGCTCTGGCATTGCTCGTCGCGGGGCAGGGCCGCGGCGACGGTGCGCTGGGACTGGGCGCAGCGCTGTCCACGGCGGTGCGCAAGGTGGTGGATGTGCTCCCCGCCGGACATCGGGTCAGCGCAGGTGCAGCGGCGCGGCGCCTGCTGATCGAACCTGAGGCCGACCTTGTGACACGCGTGCCCGAGGCGGGCAGTGCGTCCACGTCCGCACTCATCGAGGTCCGTCGTGCGGTGACCGCCGGACATCAACTCCGCATCCACTACGCAGCTTCTGGACGAGCACCATCCTGGAGGACGGTGCACCCCATTGGCCTGGTCACCGCGCGAGACCGGGCCTACTTACTGGCGACCAGAGACGGCGCCGACCGCACCTACCGGCTGTCCCGAATCCTGGCGGCGCAGGAGCTTCCTCTCCCAGCCGAGCGGCTCGACCGAGTCGATCTCGAGCGTCTGTGGCGCGATCGGTGCGCGCAGTACCTCTCCGAAGTCGATCAAGTCACCGCGGTGGTGACGGCAATCCCCGCTCGGCAACACGATCTGGCACGTGCCGCGCTGGCTGTCCGCGTCGGCGAACCCACCATGGACGGCACGGTCCGGTTGGAGGTCACCTTCCAGGACATCGAGCATGCCGAGTGGGCACTGTGGCAGGTGGTCGACGACGTCGAAGTGCTGGCACCCGAATCCCTTCGCGCTCATCTACGTGACCGCGCCAACCGCATCGCGGCCCGCCATTCGTCACCCGCGCATCGGTGA
- a CDS encoding NUDIX domain-containing protein has product MAVIDRQTARVIPVSPRGRVLLLSGHDPTHPGTPFWFTIGGGIEAGETARAAAQRELWEETGIDVPGTALGELFHSETHTYSYAGAEIRASSVYFALTMSSETAVRPAGPSAGEIITAGRWWQPEALRSGPVANPDIPDIVSRAVLSLSPKD; this is encoded by the coding sequence ATGGCCGTCATCGATCGACAGACAGCGCGCGTCATCCCGGTCAGCCCTAGGGGTCGGGTCCTGCTCCTGAGCGGACACGATCCGACGCATCCCGGTACCCCGTTCTGGTTCACGATCGGTGGCGGGATCGAGGCGGGGGAGACTGCCCGGGCCGCAGCGCAGCGAGAGCTGTGGGAGGAAACCGGGATCGACGTTCCTGGGACCGCGCTCGGAGAGCTGTTCCACAGTGAGACCCACACCTACAGCTACGCCGGCGCCGAGATCCGAGCCAGTTCGGTCTACTTCGCCTTGACCATGTCCTCGGAAACCGCAGTGCGGCCCGCCGGCCCAAGCGCGGGAGAGATCATCACCGCAGGCCGATGGTGGCAGCCAGAAGCCCTGCGCAGCGGGCCGGTGGCGAACCCCGATATTCCAGACATCGTCAGTCGTGCAGTTCTCTCGCTCAGTCCGAAGGACTGA
- a CDS encoding IS256 family transposase, with translation MTAVPSIDPERFLHEHLAQASPDLMRDMLSTFVNALLSAQADGVCGAGYGLRDPDRTNQRNGYRHRDLDTRSGTIDVAIPKLREGTLFPEWLLTRRRRAEAALTSVVATCYLLGVSTRRMDKSVQALGITGLSKSQVSEMAKDLDGQVEQFRTRPLDAGPYTFLAADALSMKVREGGRVVKIAVMVATGVNADGYREILGVQTSSTESGAGWLAFFRDLHARGLTKAGKVAMVTSDAHQGLIEAVGATLTGTSWQRCRTHYAANLMSATPKSSWPWVKTLLHSVYDQPDAPAVHAQFDRVIDALTQKLPAVTAHLEAAREDILAFTAFPKEIWRQIWSNNPNERLNREIRRRTDVVGIFPNRDAVIRLVGAVLAEQHDEWTEMRRYLGLDVLTRARAVLDNHPLPEKEATTDPTTIGQLTA, from the coding sequence ATGACCGCTGTGCCCAGTATCGACCCTGAACGGTTCCTGCACGAGCATCTGGCCCAGGCCAGCCCTGATCTGATGCGGGACATGCTGTCCACGTTCGTGAACGCGTTGTTGTCGGCGCAGGCCGACGGTGTGTGTGGCGCCGGCTACGGCCTGCGGGATCCGGATCGGACGAATCAACGCAACGGGTACCGGCATCGGGACCTGGACACCCGCAGCGGCACGATCGATGTGGCGATCCCGAAACTGCGGGAGGGAACGTTGTTCCCGGAGTGGTTGCTGACCCGACGGCGGCGGGCGGAAGCCGCCCTGACCAGCGTCGTCGCGACGTGTTACCTGCTGGGGGTTTCCACCCGCAGGATGGACAAGTCGGTCCAGGCGTTGGGGATCACCGGCCTGTCGAAGTCCCAGGTGTCCGAGATGGCGAAGGACCTCGACGGTCAGGTCGAGCAGTTCCGGACCCGCCCGTTGGATGCCGGCCCGTACACGTTCCTGGCCGCTGACGCCTTGTCGATGAAGGTCCGGGAAGGCGGCCGGGTGGTGAAGATCGCGGTCATGGTCGCGACCGGTGTGAACGCCGACGGTTACCGCGAGATCCTCGGCGTGCAAACATCTTCGACGGAATCTGGTGCCGGGTGGCTCGCGTTCTTCCGGGATCTGCACGCCCGCGGGTTGACCAAGGCCGGCAAGGTCGCGATGGTGACCTCCGATGCCCACCAGGGACTGATCGAGGCCGTCGGTGCCACGTTGACCGGCACGTCCTGGCAACGCTGCCGAACCCACTACGCAGCGAACCTGATGTCGGCCACCCCGAAGAGCAGCTGGCCGTGGGTGAAGACCCTGCTGCACAGCGTGTACGACCAGCCTGATGCCCCCGCGGTACACGCCCAGTTCGACCGGGTCATCGACGCGCTCACGCAGAAGCTGCCCGCCGTGACCGCGCACCTGGAAGCAGCTCGCGAAGACATCCTGGCCTTCACTGCGTTCCCGAAAGAGATCTGGCGCCAGATCTGGTCGAACAACCCCAACGAACGACTGAACCGGGAAATCCGGCGCCGCACCGACGTGGTCGGGATCTTCCCCAACCGCGACGCCGTGATCCGCCTCGTCGGCGCTGTCCTGGCCGAGCAACACGACGAATGGACCGAGATGCGCCGCTACCTCGGCCTCGACGTCCTGACCCGAGCCCGCGCTGTCCTGGACAACCACCCTCTGCCCGAGAAGGAGGCAACCACCGACCCCACCACCATCGGTCAGCTCACAGCCTGA